Proteins from one Monodelphis domestica isolate mMonDom1 chromosome 6, mMonDom1.pri, whole genome shotgun sequence genomic window:
- the FGA gene encoding fibrinogen alpha chain, whose translation MLPGRIFCLVLCVVGTTWASKDEGSFLEEGGGVRGPRVVERVQSSCKETDWPFCSDDDWTYKCPSGCRIKGLMDETNEDFTNRVTKIRNLLFDHQRNNKDSSSVTRNIMELLRGNMANDNTNNNALNQVTEDLRRRIEVLKRKVTEQVQNIVSLQTNIRNQLVEMKRLEVDIDIKIRSCKGSCSRSLDRELDTKSYEDQQKQLEQVASINLYPSREVQYLPNLKMKQVNFLVPGKFKSQASAPEWRALADMKQMEMVLEIPGRDRNSPTVSSPRETGSEYGSTRVGDYYRLGSGRESSGTQNPGNTGSRPRENPGSDNFRPDSSGYENIGHGIPRPAPPEWGHTDWSRVEEPSGDVSSKASGTFHMSKEVSGGEKEFVLSGEKAKSGATTITRRSCSKTITKTVVGPDGNKQMTKEVINSKDGDDCSDFDFEHPEEGSFTFTGLSSLDEFHRRHPEHAAFFNTDSTGTRFHSTTHRGDSSYVSETSQGAGSKIFTQDSGSHLDIGEPDFFPHREASTSSSHKTSVSSSKIFSKGSKNFKMADEAEGEFLREEGTFIQARSSKRSQSRDRSARDCDDVLQIHPSGAPSGLFNIKPAGSSKFVSVYCDQETSLGGWLLIQQRRDGSLNFNRTWQDYKRGFGKVNDEGEGEFWLGNEYLHLLTQRESVLRVELEDWDGNEVYAEYNIHVGSEAEGYVLRISSYEGSAGDALIEGSVEEGTEYTSHANMRFSTFDRDNDQWEENCAEMYGGGWWYNNCQGANLNGIYYPGGPYDPRDNSPYEIENGVVWIPFRGSDYSLKSVRMKIRPLETHWSE comes from the exons ATGCTCCCAGGGAGGATCTTCTGCCTGGTCCTGTGTGTAGTGGGCACTACCTGG GCAAGTAAAGATGAAGGAAGCTTCctagaggaaggaggaggagttcGAGGCCCCAGAGTTGTGGAACGTGTCCAGTCCTCTTGCAAAGAAACTGATTGGCCATTCTGTTCCGATGATGATTGG ACATATAAGTGCCCTTCAGGCTGCAGGATAAAGGGGCTAATGGATGAAACCAATGAAGATTTCACTAATAGAGTTACCAAGATCAGAAACTTGTTGTTTGATCATCAAAGGAACAACAAAGATTCTAGCTCAGTGACCAGAAACATCATGGAGCTTTTGAGAGGGAACATGGCCAATGACAACA CTAATAATAATGCACTTAACCAAGTGACAGAAGATCTGAGAAGAAGAATTGAAGTCCTAAAGCGCAAAGTGACTGAACAAGTACAAAATATTGTTTCTCTGCAGACCAACATCCGTAATCAATTAGTGGAAATGAAGCGACTAGAG gtGGACATTGATATTAAGATCCGGTCCTGCAAAGGGTCATGCAGCAGGTCTTTAGACCGTGAGCTTGATACAAAGAGCTATGAAGACCAACAGAAGCAACTTGAGCAGGTTGCATCTATTAATTTATATCCCAGCAGAGAGGTCCAATACTTGCCCAATTTGAAAATGAAACAAGTGAATTTTCTGGTTCCAGGGAAGTTCAAAAGCCAGGCGTCTGCCCCAGAATGGAGAGCATTAGCAGATATGAAACAGATGGAGATGGTATTGGAGATACCAGGCAGAGATAGGAATTCCCCTACAGTTTCCTCTCCTCGGGAAACAGGCTCAGAATATGGAAGCACAAGAGTTGGGGACTATTATAGACTCGGTTCTGGGAGGGAGAGTTCTGGAACCCAGAATCCTGGAAACACTGGATCAAGGCCCAGGGAGAACCCTGGATCAGACAACTTCAGACCTGACAGTTCAGGATATGAGAACATTGGACATGGGATCCCTAGGCCTGCACCTCCAGAGTGGGGTCATACAGATTGGAGCAGAGTTGAGGAGCCATCAGGGGATGTGAGCTCAAAGGCAAGTGGAACTTTCCATATGAGCAAAGAAGTTtctggaggagagaaagagtttGTGCTGAGTGGAGAAAAGGCCAAATCTGGTGCCACCACTATCACCCGCCGTTCATGTTCCAAAACTATCACCAAGACTGTTGTAGGTCCTGATGGTAACAAACAAATGACCAAAGAAGTGATCAATTCAAAGGACGGAGATGATTGCTCTGATTTTGATTTTGAGCACCCTGAGGAAGGCTCCTTTACTTTCACTGGCCTAAGTAGCCTAGATGAGTTCCATCGTCGACATCCTGAACATGCTGCTTTCTTCAACACTGATTCAACTGGAACCAGATTCCATAGTACAACCCATCGAGGGGATTCTAGCTATGTTTCAGAGACATCCCAAGGAGCTGGTAGTAAAATCTTTACTCAAGACTCAGGATCACATCTGGATATTGGAGAACCTGACTTTTTCCCTCACAGAGAAGCAAGCACTAGCTCAAGTCACAAAACATCAGTATCCAGTAGCAAGATTTTCAGCAAAGGTAGCAAGAACTTCAAAATGGCGGACGAAGCTGAAGGGGAGTTTCTGAGAGAGGAAGGCACATTCATCCAAGCCCGTAGTAGCAAAAGAAGTCAAAGTAGAGACCGCAGTGCCCGAG actGTGATGATGTCCTGCAAATACACCCTTCAGGTGCCCCAAGTGGTCTTTTCAATATCAAGCCAGCAGGATCCAGTAAGTTTGTTTCTGTTTATTGTGACCAAGAGACCAGTTTGGGAGGATGGCTTTTGATCCAGCAGAGAAGGGATGGATCTTTGAATTTTAACCGGACATGGCAAGACTACAAGAGAGGTTTCGGCAAGGTCAATGATGAAGGGGAAGGAGAATTCTGGCTGGGTAATGAGTATCTCCACTTGCTGACTCAGAGGGAGTCTGTCCTCCGGGTAGAACTGGAGGACTGGGATGGGAATGAAGTCTATGCTGAGTATAACATCCatgttggttctgaggcagaagggtaTGTTCTACGGATTTCTTCTTATGAAGGAAGTGCTGGAGATGCTCTGATTGAAGGTTCTGTGGAGGAAGGGACTGAGTACACTTCTCATGCCAACATGAGATTCAGCACCTTCGATAGGGACAATGACCAGTGGGAGGAGAACTGTGCTGAAATGTATGGAGGTGGCTGGTGGTACAACAACTGTCAGGGGGCCAATCTAAATGGAATCTACTACCCTGGGGGGCCTTATGACCCCAGAGACAATAGTCCTTATGAGATTGAAAATGGAGTGGTTTGGATCCCCTTCCGAGGTTCTGACTATTCCCTCAAGAGTGTTCGCATGAAAATTAGGCCCCTAGAGACCCACTGGTcagaatag